The DNA sequence AAAGTCCAGAATGCTGACCGAGAAGGAGATCACACTGCTTACCGGGAGGGCGAAGCCGATCACAGCGCCGGCCAGCGCAATCGCGGCGGCAGTGTTCCCCTCTCGGATGAGCTGGAATTCTTTGTGCGGGGTAAGGCGTATGTAGATGAACTGGAACAGCGCCAGCAGGACCAAGGCCCCGATGATGTAGAGGACGAAGCCGATCACGGCCGGTGCATTCAAAGACATTTTCAGTGCTTCA is a window from the Pseudomonas anuradhapurensis genome containing:
- a CDS encoding DUF350 domain-containing protein, whose translation is MLEALKMSLNAPAVIGFVLYIIGALVLLALFQFIYIRLTPHKEFQLIREGNTAAAIALAGAVIGFALPVSSVISFSVSILDFLVWAVIAGFVQLLAFYGVHLILKGLSERIHKGEVAAGIYVAAIAISVGLLNAACMTPSTN